The Roseateles sp. XES5 genome window below encodes:
- a CDS encoding response regulator, translating into MLNERIRILIVEDDPDMAELVSDLVEAEGWMPLTAASAEDAALVLARETVHLVLVDHNLPGASGRTFAQRLRAQTNIGIVMVTAAGSAADRVLGLETAADDYVVKPFEPIELTARIKAVLRRTIPSLKPEREVEREHEPAALKLGDWSVDLRSRRAICHADPARSLTSAEFALLEILAETPNTPVSRAQILDRLGAESDRYIDRNVDVLVLRLRRKIEQNPDLPRHIKTRRGKGYVLDTDDEPAP; encoded by the coding sequence GTGTTGAACGAGCGGATTCGGATTCTGATCGTCGAGGACGACCCTGATATGGCGGAGCTCGTTTCCGACCTCGTGGAGGCGGAGGGCTGGATGCCGCTCACCGCGGCGTCGGCGGAGGATGCCGCGCTCGTGCTGGCGCGCGAGACGGTGCATCTCGTGCTCGTCGACCATAACCTGCCCGGCGCTTCCGGCCGCACCTTCGCCCAGCGCCTGCGCGCCCAGACCAATATCGGCATCGTCATGGTGACGGCCGCCGGCAGCGCGGCCGACCGCGTGCTCGGCCTCGAGACGGCGGCGGACGACTATGTGGTCAAGCCCTTCGAGCCGATCGAGCTTACCGCCCGCATCAAGGCGGTGCTGCGCCGGACCATTCCCTCGCTGAAGCCCGAGCGGGAAGTCGAGCGCGAGCACGAACCCGCCGCCCTGAAGCTCGGCGACTGGTCGGTGGACCTGCGCAGCCGGCGCGCCATATGCCATGCCGATCCGGCGCGCTCGCTCACCAGCGCGGAATTCGCCCTGCTCGAAATCCTCGCGGAGACACCGAACACGCCGGTGAGCCGCGCGCAGATCCTCGACCGGCTCGGTGCGGAAAGCGACCGCTACATCGATCGCAACGTCGACGTGCTGGTGCTGCGCCTGCGGCGCAAGATCGAGCAGAACCCGGACCTGCCGCGCCACATCAAGACGCGCCGCGGCAAGGGCTATGTGCTCGACACAGACGACGAGCCCGCGCCGTGA
- a CDS encoding PAS domain-containing sensor histidine kinase: MINRPFLSSIAFRLPFAILFICVLVFSLATVAVYGLQRAREEMAAYGLQAFSSLAKASLVSRQVSDLVSSAPFLMNATSPYRVSSESRSVVAQVDALLRAMQPDAGETAVKGFTSARIVDLLETIRNQTMVLAADADSAQQQKAEAAAALGEIATGSGIADADFRRRLNAIVQSASNSDSLFQLGELRRRYVAETTPRLERASPDVRISAVELAPYEKVFEAQTRYLLEMFSIRAAVSRLHVVSRDLSHATETQSEAVAHGLNEDLLSASDTLSRLLVIVAVASLLVLAMAILSIRSVMRVSRGIVSLSTGMNALAEGRKDVDAPHYDGTETELVRLLEAFRAFRDSVERVSRLRRTAEAAARTIRSTFRNMNEGIALFDPSGKPITMNRRVIELVGWSGSARKLPARRFVAPIPEISPLLLPSQTEAGALEDRSVLRHRSEAGRVTEISLSRQPDGGVVLLARDVTDMDRQEAEAVKAQRLDGIMRMTHQVSHEVGNMIGIITGSLGLLERETGFNDRQKRHLARIRKAADRGRSLAGSMLSIGSQQPIHPGCVEIGALLRSMADVLEIAIGETCHLAFDIADGLPTVLLDAALFEQSVLNLCLNAAAAMPAGGMILIRCMRSETGVAVSVSDEGVGMSPEAVDKAFEPYFTTRNDVGGAGLGLAVVYGFVRQSGGEAQIHSRLDHGTTVEMVFPVSP, translated from the coding sequence GTGATCAACCGCCCTTTCCTTTCCTCCATCGCCTTCCGCCTGCCCTTTGCCATCCTCTTCATCTGCGTGCTGGTCTTCAGCCTGGCCACCGTCGCCGTCTATGGCCTGCAGCGGGCGCGCGAGGAAATGGCGGCTTATGGCCTCCAGGCTTTTTCCAGCCTCGCCAAGGCGTCGCTCGTCTCGCGGCAGGTCTCCGATCTCGTTTCCAGCGCCCCCTTCCTGATGAACGCGACCTCGCCCTACCGCGTCTCCAGCGAAAGCCGGTCGGTGGTCGCGCAGGTCGACGCGCTGCTGCGCGCCATGCAACCGGATGCCGGCGAGACCGCCGTGAAGGGCTTTACCAGTGCCCGCATCGTCGACCTGCTGGAGACGATCCGCAACCAGACGATGGTGCTGGCAGCCGACGCGGACTCGGCCCAGCAGCAGAAGGCCGAAGCGGCAGCGGCGCTCGGCGAGATCGCCACCGGCAGCGGCATCGCGGATGCCGATTTCCGCCGCCGGCTGAACGCGATCGTGCAATCCGCCTCCAATTCCGACAGCCTCTTCCAGCTCGGCGAATTGCGCCGGCGCTACGTCGCCGAAACCACACCGCGTCTCGAGCGCGCCTCGCCGGATGTCCGTATCTCCGCCGTCGAGCTTGCCCCTTACGAGAAGGTCTTCGAGGCGCAGACCCGCTATCTCCTGGAGATGTTTTCCATCCGCGCCGCCGTCTCGCGGCTGCATGTCGTCTCGCGCGATCTCTCGCACGCCACGGAAACGCAAAGCGAAGCCGTCGCCCATGGCCTCAACGAAGACCTGCTGTCGGCGTCGGACACGCTGAGCCGTCTCCTCGTCATCGTCGCCGTCGCCTCGCTGCTGGTTCTCGCCATGGCGATCCTCTCCATCCGCTCGGTCATGCGCGTTTCACGCGGCATCGTTTCACTTTCGACGGGCATGAACGCGCTGGCCGAGGGACGTAAGGACGTCGATGCGCCGCATTACGACGGCACGGAGACGGAACTGGTGCGCCTGCTCGAAGCCTTCCGCGCCTTCCGCGACAGCGTCGAGCGCGTCTCGCGGCTGCGGCGCACGGCCGAGGCGGCCGCGCGCACCATCCGCTCCACCTTCCGCAACATGAACGAGGGCATCGCTCTCTTCGACCCCTCCGGCAAGCCGATCACCATGAACCGGCGCGTCATCGAGCTCGTCGGCTGGTCCGGCTCGGCGCGCAAGCTGCCCGCACGCCGGTTCGTCGCCCCCATCCCCGAGATTTCCCCGCTCCTGCTGCCCAGCCAAACGGAAGCCGGCGCACTGGAAGACCGTTCGGTCCTGCGCCACCGCTCCGAGGCGGGCCGGGTGACCGAAATCTCGCTGTCGCGCCAGCCGGATGGCGGCGTGGTGCTTCTGGCACGCGACGTCACCGACATGGACCGGCAGGAGGCCGAGGCGGTCAAGGCCCAACGCCTCGACGGCATCATGCGCATGACACATCAGGTCAGCCACGAGGTCGGCAACATGATCGGCATCATCACCGGCAGTCTTGGCCTTCTGGAGCGCGAGACGGGCTTCAACGACCGGCAGAAACGTCACCTCGCCCGCATCCGCAAGGCAGCCGATCGTGGCCGGTCGCTCGCCGGCAGCATGCTTTCCATCGGCAGCCAGCAGCCGATCCATCCGGGCTGCGTCGAGATCGGCGCATTGTTGCGCAGCATGGCGGATGTGCTGGAGATCGCTATCGGCGAAACGTGTCACCTCGCCTTCGACATCGCCGACGGCCTGCCGACCGTGCTGCTCGATGCCGCGCTTTTCGAGCAATCCGTCCTCAATCTCTGCCTCAATGCCGCTGCCGCGATGCCCGCCGGGGGCATGATCCTCATCCGCTGCATGCGCAGCGAAACCGGTGTGGCGGTATCCGTCAGCGATGAAGGCGTCGGCATGTCGCCGGAGGCTGTCGACAAGGCCTTCGAGCCCTATTTCACCACCCGTAACGACGTGGGCGGCGCAGGCCTTGGCCTCGCGGTCGTCTACGGTTTCGTTCGTCAGAGCGGCGGCGAGGCGCAGATCCACTCGAGACTGGACCACGGAACGACTGTCGAAATGGTGTTTCCTGTTTCTCCCTAG
- a CDS encoding type II toxin-antitoxin system RelE/ParE family toxin, with protein sequence MQFHLSVEAEEDIVSIAEHGVRTFGSLVARRYHDELFVMLELIAANPLMARERDEISPPVRIHPFKAHLVVYRIIDDGSIFVIRIRHGHEDWIGDLL encoded by the coding sequence ATGCAGTTCCACCTCTCTGTCGAAGCGGAAGAGGATATCGTTTCGATCGCCGAACACGGTGTCCGCACCTTCGGATCCCTGGTCGCCCGGCGCTATCATGATGAGCTTTTTGTCATGCTCGAGCTCATAGCCGCCAATCCTCTGATGGCGCGAGAGCGCGACGAGATTTCTCCCCCTGTCAGGATCCATCCCTTCAAGGCCCACCTGGTGGTCTACCGGATTATCGACGATGGCAGCATTTTCGTAATCCGCATCCGCCACGGCCATGAGGACTGGATCGGAGATCTGCTCTAA
- a CDS encoding type II toxin-antitoxin system ParD family antitoxin, with amino-acid sequence MATMNVSLPDPMKDWVEAQARSGRYSNVSDYVRDLIRRDQARTDKIAEMQRFVDDGIASGVGNRSKDALFAAAVARVESPRGRD; translated from the coding sequence ATGGCGACGATGAATGTGTCCCTGCCCGACCCGATGAAGGACTGGGTCGAAGCCCAAGCCAGGAGCGGTCGATATTCGAACGTGAGTGACTACGTTCGGGACCTCATCCGCAGAGACCAGGCTCGCACCGACAAGATTGCCGAGATGCAACGGTTCGTCGATGACGGGATCGCAAGTGGCGTTGGAAACCGTTCGAAGGACGCGTTGTTCGCCGCAGCCGTTGCACGAGTCGAGAGTCCCCGCGGGCGCGACTGA
- a CDS encoding 4Fe-4S dicluster domain-containing protein has product MAELPERESMEFDVVIVGAGPAGLSAAIRLKQVNPDLTVVVLEKGSEVGAHILSGAVVDPIGIDRLLPDWREDDSHPFKTEVKDDHFLFLGPAGSIRLPNAFMPPLMNNHGNYIVSLGNVCRWLATKAEELGVEIYPGFAASEVLYNDEGAVIGVATGDMGIERNGEPGPNYTRGMALLGKYTLISEGVRGSLAKQLIQKFDLQKDREPQKFGIGLKELWQVKPEHHKPGLVQHSFGWPLGMKTGGGSFLYHLEDNLVAVGFVVHLNYKNPYLFPFEEFQRFKTHPAIRGTFEGGKRLSYGARAITEGGYQSVPKLSFPGGALIGCSAGFVNVPRIKGSHNAVLSGMLAAEKLADAIANGRANDEPIEIEQGWRDSAIGSDLKKVRNVKPLWSKFGTAIGVALGGLDMWTNTLFGFSFFGTLKHGKTDAQSLKPAAECQPIDYPKPDGKLTFDRLSSVFISNTNHEENQPIHLQVKNPELQKTSELDVYAGPSTRYCPAGVYEWVEKDGKDVFVINAQNCVHCKTCDIKDPTQNIVWVPPQGGEGPVYPNM; this is encoded by the coding sequence ATGGCGGAACTCCCCGAACGCGAGAGCATGGAATTCGACGTTGTGATCGTCGGTGCGGGGCCGGCCGGCCTTTCGGCGGCGATCCGGCTGAAGCAGGTCAATCCTGACCTGACGGTCGTCGTCCTGGAAAAGGGCTCGGAAGTCGGCGCGCATATCCTCTCCGGCGCCGTCGTCGATCCCATCGGCATCGACCGCCTCCTGCCCGACTGGCGCGAGGACGACAGCCATCCCTTCAAGACCGAGGTCAAGGACGACCACTTCCTGTTCCTCGGCCCGGCCGGCTCCATCCGCCTGCCCAACGCCTTCATGCCGCCGCTGATGAACAACCACGGCAACTACATCGTCTCGCTCGGCAATGTCTGTCGCTGGCTCGCCACCAAGGCGGAAGAGCTCGGCGTCGAGATCTATCCCGGCTTTGCCGCCTCCGAAGTGCTCTATAACGACGAAGGCGCCGTCATCGGTGTTGCGACCGGCGACATGGGCATCGAGCGCAATGGCGAACCCGGCCCGAACTATACGCGCGGCATGGCGCTGCTCGGCAAATACACGCTGATCTCCGAGGGCGTGCGCGGCTCACTCGCCAAGCAGCTCATCCAGAAATTCGATCTCCAGAAGGACCGCGAGCCCCAGAAATTCGGCATCGGCCTCAAGGAACTCTGGCAGGTCAAGCCGGAACACCACAAGCCCGGCCTCGTGCAGCACTCCTTCGGCTGGCCGCTCGGCATGAAGACCGGCGGCGGTTCGTTCCTTTATCACCTGGAAGACAACCTCGTCGCCGTCGGCTTCGTGGTGCATCTCAACTACAAGAACCCCTATCTCTTCCCCTTCGAGGAGTTCCAGCGCTTCAAGACGCACCCTGCCATCAGGGGCACCTTCGAGGGCGGCAAGCGCCTGTCCTACGGCGCACGCGCCATCACCGAGGGCGGCTACCAGTCGGTGCCGAAGCTGTCCTTCCCGGGTGGTGCGCTGATCGGCTGCTCGGCCGGCTTCGTCAACGTTCCCCGCATCAAGGGCAGCCACAATGCGGTGCTGTCGGGCATGCTCGCCGCGGAAAAGCTGGCGGACGCCATTGCCAACGGCCGCGCCAATGACGAGCCGATCGAGATCGAACAGGGCTGGCGCGACAGCGCCATCGGTTCGGACCTGAAGAAGGTGCGCAACGTCAAGCCGCTGTGGTCGAAGTTCGGCACGGCTATCGGCGTGGCGCTCGGCGGTCTCGACATGTGGACGAACACGCTGTTCGGCTTCTCCTTCTTCGGCACGCTGAAGCATGGCAAGACGGATGCGCAGAGCCTCAAGCCGGCTGCCGAGTGCCAGCCCATCGACTATCCCAAGCCCGATGGCAAGCTGACCTTCGACCGACTCTCCTCGGTGTTCATCTCCAACACCAACCACGAGGAAAACCAGCCGATCCATCTTCAGGTGAAGAACCCGGAACTGCAGAAGACGTCGGAACTCGACGTCTATGCCGGTCCGTCGACGCGTTACTGTCCGGCTGGCGTCTACGAATGGGTGGAGAAGGACGGCAAGGACGTCTTCGTGATCAATGCCCAGAACTGCGTGCACTGCAAGACCTGCGACATCAAGGACCCCACGCAGAACATCGTCTGGGTGCCGCCCCAAGGGGGCGAAGGGCCGGTCTATCCCAATATGTGA
- a CDS encoding electron transfer flavoprotein subunit alpha/FixB family protein has protein sequence MAILLLADHDNAHLSDQTAKALTAASKIGSDVHVLVAGSGAKAAADAAAKLSGVSKVLLADDASLGNNLAEPLAALIVSLAGSYDAIVSAATSVGKNVLPRVAALLDVAQVSEIIEVVSADTFKRPIYAGNAIQTVQSTDAKKVITVRTASFAAAGEGGSAAVETIPAAADPGLSTHVKDALSSSDRPELTSAKIIISGGRALGSSEKFQEVILPVADKLGAAVGASRAAVDAGYAPNDWQVGQTGKVVAPQLYIACGISGAIQHLAGMKDSKVIVAINKDEEAPIFQVADYGLVGDLFEILPDLQKAL, from the coding sequence ATGGCCATTCTTCTTCTGGCAGATCACGACAACGCACACCTTTCCGACCAGACCGCCAAGGCGCTGACGGCAGCCTCCAAGATCGGCTCCGACGTGCATGTGCTCGTTGCCGGTTCGGGCGCCAAGGCTGCGGCCGATGCCGCCGCCAAGCTCTCGGGTGTCTCCAAGGTCCTGCTCGCCGACGATGCAAGCCTCGGCAACAACCTGGCCGAACCGCTGGCAGCGCTCATCGTGTCGCTCGCCGGTTCCTATGACGCTATCGTCTCGGCTGCGACCTCGGTCGGCAAGAACGTTCTGCCGCGCGTTGCTGCGCTGCTCGACGTCGCGCAGGTCTCGGAGATCATCGAGGTCGTGTCGGCCGACACGTTCAAGCGTCCGATCTATGCGGGCAATGCCATCCAGACGGTTCAGTCCACCGACGCGAAGAAGGTGATCACGGTTCGCACGGCGTCCTTCGCCGCAGCAGGCGAGGGCGGCAGCGCCGCGGTCGAGACCATCCCGGCTGCAGCGGACCCGGGCCTCTCGACCCACGTCAAGGACGCACTCTCCTCGTCCGATCGCCCGGAACTGACGTCGGCGAAGATCATCATCTCGGGCGGGCGTGCGCTCGGCTCGTCGGAGAAGTTCCAGGAAGTGATCCTTCCGGTCGCCGACAAGCTGGGTGCTGCCGTCGGCGCGTCCCGTGCTGCCGTCGATGCGGGTTATGCGCCGAACGACTGGCAGGTCGGTCAGACGGGCAAGGTGGTCGCACCGCAGCTCTACATCGCCTGCGGCATCTCGGGTGCGATCCAGCATCTTGCCGGCATGAAGGACAGCAAGGTCATCGTCGCCATCAACAAGGACGAGGAAGCGCCGATCTTCCAGGTCGCCGACTACGGCCTCGTCGGCGATCTCTTCGAGATCCTGCCGGATTTGCAGAAGGCGCTCTGA
- a CDS encoding electron transfer flavoprotein subunit beta/FixA family protein — protein sequence MKILVPVKRVVDYNVKIRVKADGSGVELANVKMSMNPFDEISVEEALRLKEAGKAEEVVVVSIGPAKAEETLRTALAMGADRAVLVETDDAVEPLAVAKILKGVAEAEQPGLVIVGKQAIDDDSNQTGQMLSALLGWPQATFASKVEIGSGSAEVTREVDGGLQTIAVKLPAVVTTDLRLNEPRYASLPNIMKAKKKPLDKKVPADFGVDTAARLKVLKTEEPSGRKAGVKVKTVAELVEKLKTEAGVL from the coding sequence ATGAAGATCTTGGTCCCAGTCAAGCGTGTCGTCGACTACAACGTGAAGATCCGTGTGAAGGCGGATGGCTCGGGTGTCGAGCTTGCGAACGTGAAGATGTCGATGAACCCGTTCGACGAAATCTCCGTGGAAGAGGCGCTGCGTCTGAAGGAAGCGGGCAAGGCGGAGGAAGTGGTCGTGGTGTCGATCGGTCCTGCGAAGGCCGAAGAGACGCTGCGCACGGCGCTCGCCATGGGCGCCGACCGCGCCGTTCTGGTCGAGACGGACGATGCCGTCGAGCCGCTCGCCGTCGCCAAGATCCTCAAGGGTGTGGCGGAAGCCGAACAGCCGGGCCTCGTCATCGTCGGCAAGCAGGCGATCGACGACGATTCGAACCAGACCGGCCAGATGCTGTCGGCCCTGCTCGGCTGGCCGCAGGCGACGTTCGCCTCGAAGGTCGAGATCGGTTCCGGTTCGGCCGAGGTGACGCGCGAAGTCGACGGCGGTCTGCAGACCATCGCGGTGAAGCTTCCGGCGGTCGTGACGACGGACCTTCGCCTCAACGAGCCGCGCTATGCGTCGCTGCCGAACATCATGAAGGCGAAGAAGAAGCCGCTCGACAAGAAGGTGCCGGCCGATTTCGGCGTCGATACCGCCGCGCGCCTGAAGGTGCTGAAGACCGAGGAGCCGTCGGGCCGCAAGGCCGGCGTCAAGGTCAAGACGGTCGCCGAGCTGGTCGAAAAGCTCAAGACCGAAGCCGGCGTGCTTTGA
- a CDS encoding sugar phosphate isomerase/epimerase, which yields MRDFSRDHSALALNTASLGHNLEGRGAGWEPERVIDACAARGFGSIVFWRREIGLRAVEIGDRARAAGLAVAGLCRTPFLVGADALDRAAVLDEAKASIDMAAGLGAAVLTIVVGGVHPGTRGTVESLGILADRVADLVPYAAERCVKLALEPLNPVYAGNRSCLTTVRDAVDICEMVDMPNLGLAVDVYHVWWDSGLDAQLQRAGKDRIFGYHLCDWLADTQDVLLDRGMMGDGVADLKAIRASVEGAGYAGPCEVEIFSANNWWKRDPGDVLDVMVERFRTLC from the coding sequence ATGCGCGATTTTTCCAGGGACCATTCGGCGCTGGCGCTCAACACCGCCAGCCTCGGCCATAATCTCGAGGGCCGTGGTGCTGGTTGGGAGCCGGAGCGTGTCATCGATGCCTGCGCGGCACGCGGCTTCGGCTCGATCGTCTTCTGGCGCCGGGAGATCGGCCTTCGGGCGGTGGAGATTGGCGACCGTGCCCGCGCGGCCGGCCTTGCCGTCGCCGGGCTTTGCCGGACGCCGTTTCTCGTTGGCGCGGATGCACTCGATCGGGCTGCGGTTCTCGATGAGGCGAAGGCCTCCATCGACATGGCGGCGGGTCTTGGCGCCGCCGTTCTGACGATCGTCGTGGGCGGCGTGCATCCCGGCACCAGGGGGACGGTCGAGAGCCTTGGGATCCTGGCCGACCGCGTCGCCGACCTTGTACCCTATGCGGCCGAGCGCTGTGTCAAGCTGGCGCTCGAGCCCCTCAATCCCGTCTATGCCGGCAATCGCTCCTGTCTCACCACGGTGCGGGATGCCGTCGATATCTGCGAAATGGTCGACATGCCGAACCTCGGCCTTGCTGTCGATGTCTATCATGTCTGGTGGGACAGCGGTTTGGACGCTCAATTGCAGCGTGCCGGCAAGGACCGGATTTTCGGCTATCACCTCTGCGATTGGCTTGCCGACACGCAGGACGTCCTGCTGGATCGCGGCATGATGGGCGACGGGGTTGCCGATCTCAAGGCGATCCGCGCGAGCGTGGAAGGCGCGGGTTATGCCGGTCCCTGCGAGGTCGAGATCTTTTCCGCGAACAATTGGTGGAAGCGTGATCCCGGCGACGTGCTCGATGTCATGGTCGAGCGTTTCCGGACTCTTTGCTGA
- a CDS encoding dihydrodipicolinate synthase family protein, translated as MKIALPDTTGRRTDYVLTGTPIAAATLGKDPARVVYSAAHVVADPFTANDPSGRATVDWAKTMEFRRYLAGLGLGIAEAMDTAQRGMGLDWPGALELIRRTREELPDALVANGCGTDHLDPTAVKSLDDVRRAYLEQAEAIQKLGGRLILMASRALVRVAKGPEDYLKVYSDVLAACDEPVILHWLGDMFDPQLANYWGDTAFEPAMQTALAVIDANAAKVDGIKISLLDKEKEVVMRRRLPAGVKMYTGDDFNYPELIEGDDAGFSHALLGIFDPLAPAAAYAVGRLGDGDKAAFRAALDPTVPLARLIFRAPTQYYKTGVVFLAWLNGFQDHFVMLNGAQAMRPLPYFVEVFRLADQCGLLRDPELAVTRMKTLLAVHGA; from the coding sequence ATGAAAATCGCTCTTCCCGATACCACCGGCCGCCGCACCGACTATGTCCTGACCGGAACGCCGATCGCGGCCGCGACGCTCGGCAAAGACCCGGCGCGTGTCGTCTACTCCGCCGCCCATGTCGTCGCCGATCCCTTCACCGCAAACGACCCATCGGGCCGGGCGACGGTGGACTGGGCGAAGACGATGGAGTTTCGTCGCTACCTCGCCGGTCTTGGCCTCGGCATTGCCGAGGCGATGGATACCGCCCAGCGCGGCATGGGGCTCGACTGGCCCGGTGCGCTGGAGTTGATCCGCCGCACGCGCGAGGAGCTTCCGGATGCCCTCGTCGCCAATGGCTGCGGCACGGATCATCTCGACCCCACGGCGGTGAAAAGCCTCGATGATGTGCGCCGCGCCTATCTGGAACAGGCCGAGGCCATCCAGAAGCTCGGTGGCCGCCTGATCCTCATGGCCTCGCGCGCGCTGGTGCGCGTTGCAAAGGGGCCGGAAGACTATCTCAAGGTCTATTCCGATGTGCTTGCCGCCTGTGACGAACCGGTGATCCTGCACTGGCTTGGCGACATGTTCGACCCGCAGCTCGCCAATTACTGGGGCGATACGGCTTTTGAGCCCGCGATGCAGACGGCGCTCGCGGTCATCGACGCGAACGCGGCCAAGGTCGATGGCATCAAGATTTCCCTGCTCGACAAGGAGAAGGAGGTCGTCATGCGCCGCCGGCTTCCGGCCGGCGTGAAAATGTATACCGGCGACGATTTCAACTATCCCGAACTCATCGAAGGCGACGATGCGGGATTTTCGCATGCTCTGCTCGGTATCTTCGATCCGCTCGCCCCTGCCGCGGCCTATGCGGTCGGGCGGCTGGGGGACGGCGATAAAGCAGCCTTCCGCGCAGCGCTCGATCCAACCGTGCCGCTTGCCCGCCTGATCTTCCGCGCGCCCACGCAGTATTACAAGACAGGCGTCGTCTTCCTTGCCTGGCTGAATGGCTTCCAGGATCATTTCGTCATGCTGAACGGCGCGCAGGCCATGCGGCCGCTGCCCTACTTCGTCGAGGTCTTCCGCCTTGCCGATCAATGCGGGCTGTTGCGCGACCCCGAACTTGCCGTCACGCGCATGAAGACGCTGCTCGCCGTCCATGGCGCATGA
- a CDS encoding 3-ketoacyl-ACP reductase has product MSAAVARPVALVTGSSRGIGLAVAEALAREGFAIAVNGPAEDAELAAAVARIAAHGVPVAAAAFDVAAIGGHDAALDAVERELGPLTTLVNNAGVGVLSRGDMLEVSEASWDRCFSVNTKALFFLSQAFARRALARPRSSHFHSIVNVTSSNAVAVAEQRSEYCASKAAASMVSKTLAVRLGRENIAVYDVQPGLIATEMTAPVIEAYRERAAQGLTLFPRVGEPAEVGTLIASLATGRLPYTTGLSIPADAGMLVPRF; this is encoded by the coding sequence ATGAGTGCGGCGGTTGCTCGGCCGGTCGCGCTTGTCACCGGCTCTTCCCGTGGCATCGGTCTTGCCGTTGCCGAAGCCCTGGCGCGCGAGGGTTTTGCGATTGCCGTCAACGGACCGGCCGAAGACGCCGAGCTTGCCGCCGCCGTCGCGCGCATCGCTGCCCATGGCGTTCCGGTCGCCGCTGCCGCATTCGACGTTGCCGCGATCGGCGGCCATGATGCGGCGCTCGATGCCGTCGAGCGGGAACTCGGACCGCTCACCACGCTGGTCAACAATGCCGGCGTCGGCGTGCTCAGCCGTGGTGACATGCTGGAGGTCTCGGAGGCGAGTTGGGACCGCTGCTTTTCCGTCAACACGAAAGCCCTGTTCTTCCTGAGCCAGGCCTTCGCGCGTCGCGCGCTTGCGCGCCCTCGCTCCTCCCACTTCCATTCGATCGTCAATGTCACCTCATCGAACGCCGTTGCGGTGGCAGAACAGCGCTCGGAATATTGCGCCTCGAAGGCTGCCGCCTCGATGGTGTCAAAGACGCTTGCGGTTCGGCTCGGGCGGGAAAACATCGCCGTTTATGATGTCCAGCCCGGCCTGATCGCCACCGAAATGACGGCTCCCGTCATCGAGGCCTACCGCGAGCGGGCCGCCCAAGGGCTCACGCTCTTCCCGCGCGTCGGGGAGCCCGCCGAAGTCGGCACGCTGATCGCATCGCTTGCGACCGGGCGGCTTCCCTACACGACCGGCCTGTCGATCCCGGCCGATGCCGGCATGCTCGTTCCGCGCTTCTGA